TACAGGGGAGCTGCAAGTTTCCAATATTCTCCTCTTCCATCTTTGGGAATAATCCACGGACTCGATTTCCTCGATATCATTAATGTTTTCCTTAAAAAACTTCAAATCTTACTTACAAGAAGTTAAGAAAAGACTTTTACATACCTGCAGCAATTGAGAGTTATCTGAGTTTTGTGAGCTGATTGAAGGATTTTCTTCTTTGGCTGCGCTCAGTAATTGGAAATTTCCTGGAATTAAAAGTAAGCGCATctttaatatgaataaaaaccaaaactctGAAGTTTGACTGAGAACATGCCGCCCGAAAACACTGTTTTTGCAATACCTCGATCCATAGTTTAACACGGCATGTTTCAGGAACATAACCCTCTTGTTAAGTGCCCTATACACATGAACACCACTCTACTTACCGTCACTATAAAACTGGTTCTCCAGTGGACTGTCGGTGATTCCTGTGTGACAGGCGTTGGAATTAACAGCGGAATGGAGCTCCGCTTCCCTTTTAAAGTGCTTAACTCCTCTGTACTTATTCCGCAAGTTTTTCTTCATATTATCGTACTTTTCGCGAAGTGCAGCGCACGATCGATCCGTTCCCGTTTGTGCCTGAAATTCCATGGTCAGTCGCTCCCACGTTTCGGCCTTTCTTCGCCAAGTGGCGGCATCCTTTGTCTTGTCCTGCAGAATATCCTTGTTCAGAAGCACGAGATCGAGCAGAGCATGTTCTTCTTGCTCGGTAAAGTTCTTTCCTCGAGACCTTTTTGAAGACATTTTCacagaaaacaacaaataaaacgtAAACAACGCAAGCAACAGCTGATCAGCCGCTTATCGATACCCTCAAGTTGCATGCCTAACCGAAAAATCGGtatcgaaaaatttaaatttaacgcGCGGTTGTTCATAACTGCAGTTTAATCCGACATTTTAATGATTTGTATTTATCGTATGTAGTTCGATAACATCTTTGGCCCCACAATAAACATATGCCCATTGAAACACATTTTACTTCAggtaattttacatttatttgtgtAAAACAAACAGATTTTTATCAAAAGTCTGCGCCTTGTATTTCTTTTGGCCGCAGCTGGCAACCGCTGCTtagtcctcctcctcttcagcagctccaccgccaccgccctGGTTCTTCTTCAGGTTCTTCCTCTTGACGCGACCGGGACGGCCGCCGCCGAAGGGCGACTTCAGGGAGAAGTCGATGTGCTTCTGGGAGTCCAGGCGCACGACGAACGACGGGATGTTGACCACCTGCTTGCGGACACTGTGAAAACATGAAAGAATAGCATATTTGGATTAGTTAAGCTCTGCTTTAAGATAACCATcgagttgttgctgctgtattatggttcaacaaaaaaaacgttCAGTGCAACTTACGCTAGGCgggcattttgcattttcgattgGAGTGAACGGAGTCACATGCGCAATCTAAAGACGTTGAGAGCCGGTACAAGCATTAAAGCCTGTTCGACTCCCAAGTGGTCTTACTGAACAAAACAGATTTATGTCTGAGAGAGCCTGGCGACGCTGTCGTCGCTTGTCCAAGCGATATTTACCGAATGTGACGCTGGCGGATCAGGACGCGGGCGTGATGGATGGACTTGGCAAGTCCCAGCTTGAACACCTGCGTCTGCAGACGACGCTCCAAGAAGTCCTCAATCTTCAGACCCAGCACGTAATCGAGCTTCATGCGGGACTCGTCCAGGACACCGATACGGACCAGACGACGCAGCAGGGCATTACCTGTGGGTAAAATGGGTACACAATTAATAACACTTCCAAAAAGCCATAGAAGGATCTAGCAGAGAATCGTCTTCAGTGTGTATTTGTTAACGTCAACGGTTTTTTTCAGACAAGAAGTGtcagaatatttttttaatacagTTCATCAGGTCAGGGCAATTATTCGATTAATCAGTCGAACTTCCTTAGTATTCACTTCCAGCCTAGACATGTAAACATACAATCGAATCTTAGAAACAGTTTTACACGTGGTTCGTTAAGACAGACATATTCAAATGGTTGCAAATCTATTGTTTTAGCATACTAAAACCAGCAATTTTCGAAGTTTTGAAGTGGTTGGGGAAGATCGACTGCACGGGTCTGCAAGGTACTCACCCTGGAACAGACGCTTCTCGTCCTTCTCGTCGAGGGTCAGCAGCTCACGGGCGGCCTTACGGATCTTGGCCAGGGCGTACTTGACGCGCCACACCTCGCGCTTGTTGCGCAGACCATACTCGCCGATGATCTTCAACTCCTGGTCCAGACGCGCCTTTTCATAGGGGCGACGGGGAGTCACGTAGGTCTTCGAGAAGACCGAGGGTATGCGGCCGTTCACCATGTTTCCGACAATTCAACCGAGCACTGTAAAGCAAAAGTTAGGTTAAGTTCGGTAATCTTTGCGTATCTACAACATCTGCATTCTATTTTGCTAAAACTTTGAAATATTCATCATGTCAATAGTTGATTCAACCCTAGGCAgacgattttttttgttcttttgcaTATTACCATGGTTTTCAAAGTTTTTGCGGAGCTGCCATTCTGTACTTACGGTTTTGCTCACGTttggaaaaagaaagagaacagCATGAAGAGTGACCAGAGTGTTTGAGCAAATTACACCATCCTACCACGAAAATCAAACGGTCATTCTTTTGTCGATTACTAtcgcttgttttttatgtCAACTATCGTTGGCATTCCGAATGTAATTAtacttaataaattttattatctGCCACTTGCGAACTTTCTTGTTagactttatttatattggtcaatttttcaaaatttttcacaatttttgcTACTTTATTTTCAGCTTGATGTTAAAAGTAGCATTCTGGATTACATCCGGAGAGATAACAGAGAACAGGGCTGTTATCTAGCAGACCGAGCCATCGTAAAAGGGGGTTTCCCAGAATTAGCCTGTTGAGTTTTTAAGCTTGTCGAAGGAGGTTTAGTGAACTTCAATTGTgaacttgaattgaatttgccaattttttcaGTGAAATCTTTTGcttaaaaggagaaaaaatcGTGTAACCATGAGTTTTAATTACgccattaaaaacattttgaatgaACTGCAAATTTCTGACGATGATCGCGCTGATTATGTTAACGACGCTATTGCAATTCAAAACTATGTGATCGAAAGGTTGAAATCTGAAGACCCAACTTTTCGCAGTGCTTATGACGGTCTTAGCCTGGGTGGTAAGTTCACATCTTAGCAAtaacaaaatgattttaaataagATTTACCCTATTCCTTACCAGGAAGTTACTTGGATCGCGTCAAGTTGTTGACTCCTGatgaatttgatttgcatatgAAGCTCAAGTTCCCCTTCGATGTcgtcccaaaaaaaaacgaaaacgccTTTGTGCTTCTGTATGCACCTGGAGGAAGAAATTCGCGCTTGGTATCCGATGATGGGTATATTTACCGAGAGGTTCTTCAGGGCTGGCTGAGGGGTATCTTTCATAAGGTGTTTAATTCATCCTTGCGCCTAACTTGTTTTGGACGTACATATACTACAAAGTATACAGCGGGAGGATATGGCTGCGCCCATTCTATTGAGGCCAGATGCGGAGATCGCACCATATCTTTCGATCTGGTGCCGGCATTCGAGTTCCATGGGTCTCAGTGGCCATTGGACGTAGCGCCGGTTCCCAGTCAGGTGCGTAGCCAGTATTCTTGGTTCGCCATTCCGCAAAAGAAATCGGGAAGCAACGATGATCGCACCTTCATGGTGTGCGCACCGCACTGGGAACGCGAAGTGATGAAAGGCTCTTACAATCTTAAGAATGTTCTGCGCCTTATGAAGGGATTACGCGATGCCAACGATTTGCCGCACTTGTCTAGTTACATGCTTAAATCCGTTATCCTTCAGCAACTTTCAAATGTCAACTGGCAAAGGGACGAGGCTCTTCTTTTGGTGGAGATGTGGCAACAATTGGTGTATCACCTTCGGTGTGGCACCTTGCCCTTTTTCTTAGCAAATGGGCACAATATCTTCGATCGTATGGGAGGCTCCGATCTTGCGACCTGTCAAATTAATGCTATTGAAATTCtcagaaaactgaaaatctACCACATGAATGACAACGGTAATGGATTGCGCCAgctctttaattaaaaataacccATTTTGCGCCTTATAATGGTAAAATGTTTCATATTTCTGAATAATAAAgccatacacatataaatatttattagacTTGCTGCTTTTGGCGTTTGCAGGAAAATTTCTGTACGAAACAAGGCGACTGAAgctgatttttgattttcttcgcTTCTTGAATTTTGCTTGTGCATTGACTGCGACTTTTGATTTTCTCAGAAGCGATAGCAAATTTATATGAATCACTTATATGGAATAACATAGACGCTAGTTAAAATACAATACCATTGCAGAAGaga
This genomic interval from Drosophila teissieri strain GT53w chromosome 3L, Prin_Dtei_1.1, whole genome shotgun sequence contains the following:
- the LOC122616163 gene encoding uncharacterized protein LOC122616163 isoform X1 is translated as MSSKRSRGKNFTEQEEHALLDLVLLNKDILQDKTKDAATWRRKAETWERLTMEFQAQTGTDRSCAALREKYDNMKKNLRNKYRGVKHFKREAELHSAVNSNACHTGITDSPLENQFYSDGNFQLLSAAKEENPSISSQNSDNSQLLQFFKENINDIEEIESVDYSQRWKRRILETCSSPVTPMVKTSTRVEEEQVELFRLQQQYYKDQNVRAAEKHKYEVERELIELQTARIKNQLIEMEIELKREELAKLRQRSLTETNFTNG
- the LOC122616163 gene encoding uncharacterized protein LOC122616163 isoform X2; amino-acid sequence: MSSKRSRGKNFTEQEEHALLDLVLLNKDILQDKTKDAATWRRKAETWERLTMEFQAQTGTDRSCAALREKYDNMKKNLRNKYRGVKHFKREAELHSAVNSNACHTGITDSPLENQFYSDGNFQLLSAAKEENPSISSQNSDNSQLLQENINDIEEIESVDYSQRWKRRILETCSSPVTPMVKTSTRVEEEQVELFRLQQQYYKDQNVRAAEKHKYEVERELIELQTARIKNQLIEMEIELKREELAKLRQRSLTETNFTNG
- the LOC122616393 gene encoding 40S ribosomal protein S9, yielding MVNGRIPSVFSKTYVTPRRPYEKARLDQELKIIGEYGLRNKREVWRVKYALAKIRKAARELLTLDEKDEKRLFQGNALLRRLVRIGVLDESRMKLDYVLGLKIEDFLERRLQTQVFKLGLAKSIHHARVLIRQRHIRVRKQVVNIPSFVVRLDSQKHIDFSLKSPFGGGRPGRVKRKNLKKNQGGGGGAAEEEED
- the LOC122617406 gene encoding uncharacterized protein LOC122617406, yielding MSFNYAIKNILNELQISDDDRADYVNDAIAIQNYVIERLKSEDPTFRSAYDGLSLGGSYLDRVKLLTPDEFDLHMKLKFPFDVVPKKNENAFVLLYAPGGRNSRLVSDDGYIYREVLQGWLRGIFHKVFNSSLRLTCFGRTYTTKYTAGGYGCAHSIEARCGDRTISFDLVPAFEFHGSQWPLDVAPVPSQVRSQYSWFAIPQKKSGSNDDRTFMVCAPHWEREVMKGSYNLKNVLRLMKGLRDANDLPHLSSYMLKSVILQQLSNVNWQRDEALLLVEMWQQLVYHLRCGTLPFFLANGHNIFDRMGGSDLATCQINAIEILRKLKIYHMNDNGNGLRQLFN